A genomic stretch from Coffea arabica cultivar ET-39 chromosome 10c, Coffea Arabica ET-39 HiFi, whole genome shotgun sequence includes:
- the LOC113714299 gene encoding cryptochrome-1 isoform X2 yields the protein MSSGGCSIVWFRRDLRVEDNPALAAGVRAGAVVAVFIWSPEEEGHFYPGRVSRWWLKQSLAHLDSSLRSLGTALITKRSSNTISTLLEVIKSTGATQLFFNHLYDPLSLVRDHRAKEVLTAQGVAVRSFNADLFYEPWEIHDEEGRPFRTFASFWERCLSMPYDPDSPLLPPKRIISGDVTGCPSDILVFEDESEKGSNALLARAWSPGWSNADKALTTFINGALIEYSKNRRKADSATTSFLSPRLHFGEVSVRKVFHLVRIKQVLWANEGNKAGEESVNLFLKSIGLREYSRYMSFNHPYSHERPLLGHLKYFPWVVDEGYFKAWRQGRTGYPLVDAGMRELWATGWLHDRIRVVVSSFFVKVLQLPWRWGMKYFWDTLLDADLESDALGWQYISGTLPDSREFDRIDNPQFEGYKFDPHGEYVRRWLPELARLPTDWIHHPWDAPESVLQAAGVELGSNYPLPIVEIDAAKVRLQEALSQMWQNAAVSRAALENGTEEGLGDSSESGPFAFPQDMQVEMDQEPARNNNAATTTIRRYEDQMVPSMTSSLVRTEYDETSFYMRNSVENRAEVPRTVNVTEEPAREVTTRPPRHTVQSNNIMPVYNFTIGRRNSEDSTAESSSSGRRERDGGIVPVWSPSSSNFSDPFAAEDNGIGTSASYLQRHPQSHQLMNWRGLPQTG from the exons ATGTCAAGTGGGGGTTGTAGTATTGTATGGTTCAGAAGGGATCTGAGAGTAGAAGATAATCCAGCCTTAGCAGCTGGAGTTAGAGCTGGAGCAGTTGTTGCTGTGTTTATTTGGTCACCTGAGGAAGAGGGTCACTTCTATCCTGGAAGGGTCTCAAGATGGTGGCTCAAGCAGAGTTTAGCCCATCTTGATTCTTCTTTGAGGAGCCTTGGCACTGCACTTATCACAAAGAGATCTAGCAATACTATTTCTACATTACTTGAAGTTATCAAGTCTACTGGAGCTACTCAGCTCTTCTTCAACCATTTATATG ACCCCTTGTCGCTTGTCCGGGATCACCGTGCAAAGGAAGTTCTAACAGCTCAAGGTGTAGCTGTACGCTCCTTTAATGCTGACCTGTTTTATGAACCTTGGGAAATCCACGATGAGGAAGGTCGTCCATTCAGAACTTTTGCATCTTTCTGGGAGAGATGCCTCAGCATGCCTTACGACCCCGACTCTCCACTGCTTCCGCCCAAAAGAATTATCTCTG GAGACGTCACTGGATGCCCTTCGGACATTTTAGTCTTTGAAGATGAGTCAGAAAAAGGAAGTAATGCACTTCTCGCTCGAGCATGGTCGCCTGGGTGGAGTAATGCTGACAAGGCACTAACTACCTTCATTAATGGGGCACTAATTGAGTACTCAAAGAACCGCCGAAAGGCCGATAGCGCCACAACCTCGTTTCTTTCTCCCCGTTTACATTTTGGGGAAGTCAGTGTAAGAAAGGTTTTCCATCTTGTTCGCATCAAGCAAGTTCTATGGGCCAATGAGGGAAATAAAGCTGGTGAAGAGAGTGTCAACCTATTCCTCAAGTCTATTGGTCTCAGAGAATATTCAAGATACATGAGCTTCAATCATCCTTACAGCCATGAAAGGCCCCTGCTTGGCCACCTAAAGTATTTCCCTTGGGTAGTGGATGAGGGATACTTTAAGGCATGGAGGCAAGGAAGAACTGGTTATCCTTTAGTAGATGCTGGTATGAGAGAGCTTTGGGCAACTGGTTGGCTACATGATCGAATACGAGTTGTTGTCTCTAGTTTCTTTGTTAAGGTTCTGCAACTCCCCTGGAGGTGGGGTATGAAGTATTTCTGGGACACACTACTGGATGCAGATCTCGAGAGTGATGCTCTTGGTTGGCAATATATTTCTGgtactctccctgatagtcgtGAGTTTGACCGCATTGATAATCCACag TTTGAGGGATATAAATTTGATCCCCATGGAGAGTATGTTCGAAGATGGCTTCCTGAACTTGCTAGGCTACCTACTGATTGGATACACCATCCTTGGGACGCACCAGAATCAGTCCTCCAAGCTGCTGGTGTTGAACTAGGTTCCAATTATcctcttccaattgttgaaatagATGCAGCAAAGGTCAGGTTGCAAGAGGCGCTTTCACAGATGTGGCAGAATGCAGCAGTGTCAAGAGCTGCACTTGAAAATGGAACAGAAGAAGGACTTGGGGACTCCTCTGAATCAGGCCCCTTTGCCTTTCCTCAGGACATGCAAGTGGAGATGGATCAGGAACCTGCTAGAAATAATAATGCTGCAACCACAACCATCCGACGTTATGAAGATCAGATGGTCCCAAGCATGACTTCATCATTGGTGAGAACGGAATATGATGAAACTTCATTTTATATGAGAAATTCTGTAGAAAATAGAGCAGAAGTGCCAAGAACTGTTAATGTAACTGAAGAACCTGCAAGAGAAGTAACTACCCGCCCTCCCAGGCACACAGTTCAGAGTAACAACATTATGCCTGTATATAATTTTACAATAGGACGAAGAAACTCTGAGGACTCAACAGCAGAATCTTCCAGCAGTGGTAGACGAGAAAGGGATGGAGGCATAGTTCCAGTTTGGTCTCCCTCAAGTTCAAATTTTTCGGATCCATTTGCTGCAGAAGACAATGGCATAGGAACTAGTGCTTCATACTTGCAGAGGCATCCGCAGTCTCATCAGCTAATGAACTGGAGGGGGCTCCCTCAAACTGG GTGA
- the LOC113714299 gene encoding cryptochrome-1 isoform X1, giving the protein MSSGGCSIVWFRRDLRVEDNPALAAGVRAGAVVAVFIWSPEEEGHFYPGRVSRWWLKQSLAHLDSSLRSLGTALITKRSSNTISTLLEVIKSTGATQLFFNHLYDPLSLVRDHRAKEVLTAQGVAVRSFNADLFYEPWEIHDEEGRPFRTFASFWERCLSMPYDPDSPLLPPKRIISGDVTGCPSDILVFEDESEKGSNALLARAWSPGWSNADKALTTFINGALIEYSKNRRKADSATTSFLSPRLHFGEVSVRKVFHLVRIKQVLWANEGNKAGEESVNLFLKSIGLREYSRYMSFNHPYSHERPLLGHLKYFPWVVDEGYFKAWRQGRTGYPLVDAGMRELWATGWLHDRIRVVVSSFFVKVLQLPWRWGMKYFWDTLLDADLESDALGWQYISGTLPDSREFDRIDNPQFEGYKFDPHGEYVRRWLPELARLPTDWIHHPWDAPESVLQAAGVELGSNYPLPIVEIDAAKVRLQEALSQMWQNAAVSRAALENGTEEGLGDSSESGPFAFPQDMQVEMDQEPARNNNAATTTIRRYEDQMVPSMTSSLVRTEYDETSFYMRNSVENRAEVPRTVNVTEEPAREVTTRPPRHTVQSNNIMPVYNFTIGRRNSEDSTAESSSSGRRERDGGIVPVWSPSSSNFSDPFAAEDNGIGTSASYLQRHPQSHQLMNWRGLPQTGA; this is encoded by the exons ATGTCAAGTGGGGGTTGTAGTATTGTATGGTTCAGAAGGGATCTGAGAGTAGAAGATAATCCAGCCTTAGCAGCTGGAGTTAGAGCTGGAGCAGTTGTTGCTGTGTTTATTTGGTCACCTGAGGAAGAGGGTCACTTCTATCCTGGAAGGGTCTCAAGATGGTGGCTCAAGCAGAGTTTAGCCCATCTTGATTCTTCTTTGAGGAGCCTTGGCACTGCACTTATCACAAAGAGATCTAGCAATACTATTTCTACATTACTTGAAGTTATCAAGTCTACTGGAGCTACTCAGCTCTTCTTCAACCATTTATATG ACCCCTTGTCGCTTGTCCGGGATCACCGTGCAAAGGAAGTTCTAACAGCTCAAGGTGTAGCTGTACGCTCCTTTAATGCTGACCTGTTTTATGAACCTTGGGAAATCCACGATGAGGAAGGTCGTCCATTCAGAACTTTTGCATCTTTCTGGGAGAGATGCCTCAGCATGCCTTACGACCCCGACTCTCCACTGCTTCCGCCCAAAAGAATTATCTCTG GAGACGTCACTGGATGCCCTTCGGACATTTTAGTCTTTGAAGATGAGTCAGAAAAAGGAAGTAATGCACTTCTCGCTCGAGCATGGTCGCCTGGGTGGAGTAATGCTGACAAGGCACTAACTACCTTCATTAATGGGGCACTAATTGAGTACTCAAAGAACCGCCGAAAGGCCGATAGCGCCACAACCTCGTTTCTTTCTCCCCGTTTACATTTTGGGGAAGTCAGTGTAAGAAAGGTTTTCCATCTTGTTCGCATCAAGCAAGTTCTATGGGCCAATGAGGGAAATAAAGCTGGTGAAGAGAGTGTCAACCTATTCCTCAAGTCTATTGGTCTCAGAGAATATTCAAGATACATGAGCTTCAATCATCCTTACAGCCATGAAAGGCCCCTGCTTGGCCACCTAAAGTATTTCCCTTGGGTAGTGGATGAGGGATACTTTAAGGCATGGAGGCAAGGAAGAACTGGTTATCCTTTAGTAGATGCTGGTATGAGAGAGCTTTGGGCAACTGGTTGGCTACATGATCGAATACGAGTTGTTGTCTCTAGTTTCTTTGTTAAGGTTCTGCAACTCCCCTGGAGGTGGGGTATGAAGTATTTCTGGGACACACTACTGGATGCAGATCTCGAGAGTGATGCTCTTGGTTGGCAATATATTTCTGgtactctccctgatagtcgtGAGTTTGACCGCATTGATAATCCACag TTTGAGGGATATAAATTTGATCCCCATGGAGAGTATGTTCGAAGATGGCTTCCTGAACTTGCTAGGCTACCTACTGATTGGATACACCATCCTTGGGACGCACCAGAATCAGTCCTCCAAGCTGCTGGTGTTGAACTAGGTTCCAATTATcctcttccaattgttgaaatagATGCAGCAAAGGTCAGGTTGCAAGAGGCGCTTTCACAGATGTGGCAGAATGCAGCAGTGTCAAGAGCTGCACTTGAAAATGGAACAGAAGAAGGACTTGGGGACTCCTCTGAATCAGGCCCCTTTGCCTTTCCTCAGGACATGCAAGTGGAGATGGATCAGGAACCTGCTAGAAATAATAATGCTGCAACCACAACCATCCGACGTTATGAAGATCAGATGGTCCCAAGCATGACTTCATCATTGGTGAGAACGGAATATGATGAAACTTCATTTTATATGAGAAATTCTGTAGAAAATAGAGCAGAAGTGCCAAGAACTGTTAATGTAACTGAAGAACCTGCAAGAGAAGTAACTACCCGCCCTCCCAGGCACACAGTTCAGAGTAACAACATTATGCCTGTATATAATTTTACAATAGGACGAAGAAACTCTGAGGACTCAACAGCAGAATCTTCCAGCAGTGGTAGACGAGAAAGGGATGGAGGCATAGTTCCAGTTTGGTCTCCCTCAAGTTCAAATTTTTCGGATCCATTTGCTGCAGAAGACAATGGCATAGGAACTAGTGCTTCATACTTGCAGAGGCATCCGCAGTCTCATCAGCTAATGAACTGGAGGGGGCTCCCTCAAACTGG AGCCTAG
- the LOC113714299 gene encoding cryptochrome-1 isoform X3, which translates to MSSGGCSIVWFRRDLRVEDNPALAAGVRAGAVVAVFIWSPEEEGHFYPGRVSRWWLKQSLAHLDSSLRSLGTALITKRSSNTISTLLEVIKSTGATQLFFNHLYDPLSLVRDHRAKEVLTAQGVAVRSFNADLFYEPWEIHDEEGRPFRTFASFWERCLSMPYDPDSPLLPPKRIISGDVTGCPSDILVFEDESEKGSNALLARAWSPGWSNADKALTTFINGALIEYSKNRRKADSATTSFLSPRLHFGEVSVRKVFHLVRIKQVLWANEGNKAGEESVNLFLKSIGLREYSRYMSFNHPYSHERPLLGHLKYFPWVVDEGYFKAWRQGRTGYPLVDAGMRELWATGWLHDRIRVVVSSFFVKVLQLPWRWGMKYFWDTLLDADLESDALGWQYISGTLPDSREFDRIDNPQFEGYKFDPHGEYVRRWLPELARLPTDWIHHPWDAPESVLQAAGVELGSNYPLPIVEIDAAKVRLQEALSQMWQNAAVSRAALENGTEEGLGDSSESGPFAFPQDMQVEMDQEPARNNNAATTTIRRYEDQMVPSMTSSLVRTEYDETSFYMRNSVENRAEVPRTVNVTEEPAREVTTRPPRHTVQSNNIMPVYNFTIGRRNSEDSTAESSSSGRRERDGGIVPVWSPSSSNFSDPFAAEDNGIGTSASYLQRHPQSHQLMNWRGLPQTG; encoded by the exons ATGTCAAGTGGGGGTTGTAGTATTGTATGGTTCAGAAGGGATCTGAGAGTAGAAGATAATCCAGCCTTAGCAGCTGGAGTTAGAGCTGGAGCAGTTGTTGCTGTGTTTATTTGGTCACCTGAGGAAGAGGGTCACTTCTATCCTGGAAGGGTCTCAAGATGGTGGCTCAAGCAGAGTTTAGCCCATCTTGATTCTTCTTTGAGGAGCCTTGGCACTGCACTTATCACAAAGAGATCTAGCAATACTATTTCTACATTACTTGAAGTTATCAAGTCTACTGGAGCTACTCAGCTCTTCTTCAACCATTTATATG ACCCCTTGTCGCTTGTCCGGGATCACCGTGCAAAGGAAGTTCTAACAGCTCAAGGTGTAGCTGTACGCTCCTTTAATGCTGACCTGTTTTATGAACCTTGGGAAATCCACGATGAGGAAGGTCGTCCATTCAGAACTTTTGCATCTTTCTGGGAGAGATGCCTCAGCATGCCTTACGACCCCGACTCTCCACTGCTTCCGCCCAAAAGAATTATCTCTG GAGACGTCACTGGATGCCCTTCGGACATTTTAGTCTTTGAAGATGAGTCAGAAAAAGGAAGTAATGCACTTCTCGCTCGAGCATGGTCGCCTGGGTGGAGTAATGCTGACAAGGCACTAACTACCTTCATTAATGGGGCACTAATTGAGTACTCAAAGAACCGCCGAAAGGCCGATAGCGCCACAACCTCGTTTCTTTCTCCCCGTTTACATTTTGGGGAAGTCAGTGTAAGAAAGGTTTTCCATCTTGTTCGCATCAAGCAAGTTCTATGGGCCAATGAGGGAAATAAAGCTGGTGAAGAGAGTGTCAACCTATTCCTCAAGTCTATTGGTCTCAGAGAATATTCAAGATACATGAGCTTCAATCATCCTTACAGCCATGAAAGGCCCCTGCTTGGCCACCTAAAGTATTTCCCTTGGGTAGTGGATGAGGGATACTTTAAGGCATGGAGGCAAGGAAGAACTGGTTATCCTTTAGTAGATGCTGGTATGAGAGAGCTTTGGGCAACTGGTTGGCTACATGATCGAATACGAGTTGTTGTCTCTAGTTTCTTTGTTAAGGTTCTGCAACTCCCCTGGAGGTGGGGTATGAAGTATTTCTGGGACACACTACTGGATGCAGATCTCGAGAGTGATGCTCTTGGTTGGCAATATATTTCTGgtactctccctgatagtcgtGAGTTTGACCGCATTGATAATCCACag TTTGAGGGATATAAATTTGATCCCCATGGAGAGTATGTTCGAAGATGGCTTCCTGAACTTGCTAGGCTACCTACTGATTGGATACACCATCCTTGGGACGCACCAGAATCAGTCCTCCAAGCTGCTGGTGTTGAACTAGGTTCCAATTATcctcttccaattgttgaaatagATGCAGCAAAGGTCAGGTTGCAAGAGGCGCTTTCACAGATGTGGCAGAATGCAGCAGTGTCAAGAGCTGCACTTGAAAATGGAACAGAAGAAGGACTTGGGGACTCCTCTGAATCAGGCCCCTTTGCCTTTCCTCAGGACATGCAAGTGGAGATGGATCAGGAACCTGCTAGAAATAATAATGCTGCAACCACAACCATCCGACGTTATGAAGATCAGATGGTCCCAAGCATGACTTCATCATTGGTGAGAACGGAATATGATGAAACTTCATTTTATATGAGAAATTCTGTAGAAAATAGAGCAGAAGTGCCAAGAACTGTTAATGTAACTGAAGAACCTGCAAGAGAAGTAACTACCCGCCCTCCCAGGCACACAGTTCAGAGTAACAACATTATGCCTGTATATAATTTTACAATAGGACGAAGAAACTCTGAGGACTCAACAGCAGAATCTTCCAGCAGTGGTAGACGAGAAAGGGATGGAGGCATAGTTCCAGTTTGGTCTCCCTCAAGTTCAAATTTTTCGGATCCATTTGCTGCAGAAGACAATGGCATAGGAACTAGTGCTTCATACTTGCAGAGGCATCCGCAGTCTCATCAGCTAATGAACTGGAGGGGGCTCCCTCAAACTGGGTAA